A region from the Deltaproteobacteria bacterium genome encodes:
- a CDS encoding SDR family oxidoreductase — protein sequence MANANNDEHPMLREGLGRLRGKVAIITGANSGIGRATARLFAREGANVVCCDIQETMTPRVDQLIIDEGGEATFLNVNVTVDGGPEEMMKTAMDRYGGADILYNNAGGGIRKQAHEHTDEEWNFIMDLNLNAIQRSVRAVVPHMLEKGSGNIVSTASTFGLVASENYPAYCATKAAVISLTRQMALDYGPKGVRVNCICPGATETPRFRGHPPVPSLQAATPEQRARMAKSNKALLRMARPEEMAYGVLFLVSDEASFVTGHALVVDGGQTIAV from the coding sequence ATGGCGAACGCCAACAACGACGAACATCCCATGCTGAGAGAAGGATTGGGGCGGCTGCGGGGCAAGGTGGCCATCATCACCGGGGCCAACAGCGGCATCGGACGGGCCACCGCCCGGCTGTTCGCGCGCGAAGGCGCCAACGTCGTGTGCTGCGACATCCAGGAGACCATGACGCCGCGGGTGGACCAGCTCATCATCGACGAGGGCGGCGAGGCCACCTTCCTGAACGTGAACGTGACCGTGGACGGCGGTCCCGAGGAGATGATGAAGACCGCCATGGACCGGTACGGCGGCGCGGACATCCTCTACAACAACGCCGGCGGCGGCATACGCAAGCAGGCTCACGAGCACACCGACGAGGAGTGGAACTTCATCATGGACCTCAACCTGAACGCCATCCAGAGGAGCGTCCGGGCGGTGGTCCCGCACATGCTCGAGAAAGGCAGCGGCAACATCGTCAGCACCGCGTCGACCTTCGGGCTGGTGGCGTCCGAGAACTATCCGGCCTACTGCGCCACCAAGGCAGCGGTCATCAGCCTGACCCGGCAGATGGCGCTGGACTACGGCCCCAAGGGCGTCCGCGTGAACTGCATCTGTCCCGGCGCCACCGAGACCCCGCGCTTCCGCGGGCACCCGCCGGTGCCTTCGCTGCAGGCCGCCACCCCCGAGCAGCGGGCGCGCATGGCCAAGAGCAACAAGGCGCTGCTGCGAATGGCGCGGCCGGAGGAGATGGCTTACGGCGTCCTCTTCCTGGTGTCCGACGAGGCCTCCTTCGTCACGGGCCATGCCCTGGTGGTGGACGGCGGCCAGACCATCGCGGTGTGA
- a CDS encoding cupin domain-containing protein yields MSPNLYDLPDPLPDDEEFTDLIPDRGVKVERIVSRGRTAPAGEWYDQNRDEWVVLVQGEAVLEYENGETLRLGAGDHVLIPAHRRHRVNYTSRTPPCIWIAVFGKLA; encoded by the coding sequence ATGTCCCCTAACCTCTACGACCTGCCCGATCCGCTCCCGGACGACGAGGAATTCACCGACCTGATTCCCGACCGGGGCGTGAAGGTCGAGCGCATCGTCTCCCGCGGCCGGACTGCACCCGCCGGCGAGTGGTACGACCAGAACCGCGACGAATGGGTCGTGCTCGTCCAGGGCGAGGCCGTGCTGGAATACGAAAATGGAGAGACGCTACGCCTCGGCGCCGGAGACCACGTGCTGATACCCGCCCACCGCCGCCACCGGGTCAACTACACCAGCCGCACGCCGCCGTGCATCTGGATCGCCGTGTTCGGCAAGTTGGCGTAG
- a CDS encoding extradiol ring-cleavage dioxygenase yields MAEILGLGITHYPGLGFQGNMTRRIRMCLEDPALPERLRHMENWPAPMREQWGTDNGQGHSDAHRQDLIDRFRVARRALDEFQPDLCVLWGDDQYENFKEDCVPAFSILAYDSVEAQPWTHTRRGANMWDEPDEKVFTIKGHQEAGKYLASSLLESGFDVAYSYKPLHRGLGHAFVNSILYLDWDRQGFPYPLVPFTVNSYGRKLVGSRGVPLTPSAAQEIADQFDPPGPQPWRCFDIGAATARAFAESPWRVALIASSSWSHSFLTAKHSFMYPDVESDKRYFAALRDGDWETWRKTSLPEAEDRGHHELLNWFALAGAMSEIDRKPDDIVFLESWISNSDKVFALFRPPEHVP; encoded by the coding sequence ATGGCAGAGATACTCGGACTGGGCATCACGCACTATCCCGGACTCGGGTTCCAGGGGAACATGACCCGGCGCATCCGGATGTGCCTGGAGGACCCCGCGCTGCCGGAACGGCTGCGCCACATGGAAAACTGGCCCGCGCCCATGCGTGAGCAGTGGGGCACGGACAACGGCCAGGGCCACTCGGACGCGCACCGCCAGGACCTCATCGACCGCTTCCGCGTCGCCCGGCGCGCCCTGGACGAGTTCCAGCCCGACCTGTGCGTGCTGTGGGGCGACGACCAGTACGAGAACTTCAAGGAAGACTGCGTGCCGGCCTTCTCCATCCTCGCCTACGACTCGGTGGAGGCGCAGCCGTGGACCCATACCCGCCGCGGCGCCAACATGTGGGACGAGCCCGACGAGAAGGTCTTCACCATCAAGGGGCACCAGGAGGCGGGCAAGTACCTGGCGTCAAGCCTGCTGGAGAGCGGCTTCGACGTGGCCTACTCCTACAAGCCGCTGCACCGTGGCCTGGGCCACGCCTTCGTCAACTCCATCCTGTACCTCGACTGGGACCGGCAGGGGTTCCCCTACCCGCTGGTGCCCTTCACCGTGAACAGCTACGGCCGCAAGCTCGTGGGCAGCCGCGGCGTGCCGCTGACGCCTTCCGCCGCCCAAGAGATCGCCGACCAGTTCGACCCGCCGGGCCCCCAGCCCTGGCGCTGCTTCGACATCGGCGCGGCCACCGCCCGCGCCTTCGCCGAGAGCCCGTGGCGCGTGGCCCTCATCGCCTCGTCGAGCTGGTCCCACTCGTTCCTGACGGCCAAGCACTCGTTCATGTACCCGGACGTGGAGTCGGACAAGCGCTACTTCGCGGCGCTCCGGGACGGCGACTGGGAAACCTGGCGCAAGACCAGCCTGCCCGAGGCCGAGGACCGCGGCCACCACGAACTGCTCAACTGGTTCGCCCTGGCCGGCGCCATGTCCGAGATCGACCGCAAGCCCGACGACATCGTCTTCCTGGAGTCGTGGATCTCCAACTCCGACAAGGTGTTCGCGCTGTTCCGGCCACCGGAGCATGTCCCCTAA